The segment AGAGGTTTCTGAGCGATATTATACGCAATTAAAAGATATTACGTCTGCACACTTTAAATCATCTTACTACGACCAAGTTTATAAACTGGATGACTTGCAGGGAGAAGTTCTTTCTTTTGGCAAAAACCCATCAGAAAATGGTTATTTATTACCAATTACCTTTGCTTTTAATAATATAGGAGATATTGTGCCAGACTCTTTTGTTGAAGTGTATCTCCTTTCTAAAAATAAAGAAGATGCAATAGCCCTACCCTACTCTGCAATTACTGAGGAACAGGGTTTGTACTTTGCATACAAGCAACTCTGTGAAGAGGAGTATGAGAAAGTAGAAATAAAATTAGGAGTTGATAATGGAGAAAAAGTAGAAATACTTTCTGGGATAAAAGAAGGCGATAGAATCGTACAAAAAGGTGCTCAGCAAATTAAATTAGCTTCAGCAACTAGTTCTATTCCAGCTCATACACACGAACACTAAAATAGAGTAGAACTATGCTAAATAAAATAATACATTTTTCATTAAAGAATAGATTAGTAATCTTATTCGCAGCTATTCTATTGATTATTGCTGGGACATACGTGACCAGTCATACAGAAGTAGACGTCTTTCCCGACCTCAATGCACCCACTGTTGTTGTGATGACAGAAGCTCATGGAATGGCAGCTGAAGAAGTAGAACAATTAGTTACATTTCCCGTAGAAACCTCTGTAAATGGAGCTACTGGGGTAAGGAGAGTAAGATCTTCATCCACTACAGGCTTCTCTGTCGTATGGGTAGAATTTGATTGGGATATGGACATTTACCTTGCCCGTCAGATTGTTTCTGAAAAACTCGCTATTGTAAGTGAATCTTTACCAGACAACATAGGTAAGCCAACTCTTGGACCTCAATCATCTATTCTTGGAGAAATGCTGATCATTGGTATGACAGCAGATTCTACGTCAATGCTTGATTTGCGTACTTTAGCAGATTGGAGTATCCGTCCTCGATTACTTTCTACAGGAGGTGTTGCTCAAGTTTCTGTACTGGGTGGAGATGTAAAAGAGTATCAAGTACTCATAGATCCCAATCGGATGAAACATTACGATGTCTCTTTAAATGAAGTTCTAGAAGCTACCAAGCAAATGAATCTGAACACGAATGGTGGTGTTATCTATGAACATGGAAATGAATATATCGTGCGTGGTATTCTATCCACCAATGATGTTGAGCTTTTGGGTAAATCTGTTATCAAGACCATAGACAATCATCCTATTTTATTAGAAGATGTAGCGAACGTTAAAGTTGGGGCGAAAGAACCCAAACTAGGAACTGCATCAGAAAAAGGAAAACCTGCTGTATTACTCACTGTCAACAAACAACCAGCAACGAGTACCATTGAGCTTACTGAAAAGATAGAAGAAGCCTTAGAAGATTTAAAACAAACTCTTCCGGCAGATGTCAAGATTAGCACAGATATATTTCGCCAGAGTCATTTTATAGAAAACTCCATAGGAAATGTGGAACAAGCTATTATTGAAGGAGGTGTATTTGTAGTAATTGTACTCTTCCTTTTCTTAGCCAATATAAGAACTACTATTATTTCTCTAGTTACCATACCCATTTCCTTTGTATCAGCAATATTAGTTATGCACTATATGGGCTTAACTATAAACACAATGAGTTTAGGTGGTTTAGCCATAGCTATAGGTTCATTGGTAGATGACGCTATTGTTGACGTAGAAAATGTTTATAAACGATTACGGGAAAACAAACTGAAACCTAAAGAAGAGAGATTGAATACTCTAGAGATAGTATTTAATGCTTCTAAAGAAGTGCGTATGCCTATATTAAACTCTACACTGATTATTGTAGCTAGTTTTGTTCCCCTCTTCTTTTTGAGTGGAATGGAAGGACGTATGCTAGTTCCTCTCGGCATCTCATTTATCACAGCCTTATTTGCATCAACTCTTGTAGCTTTAACTTTAACTCCGGTATTATGTAGCTACTTATTAAATACCGACAACACCGATAAAGTACCTAAAGAAGCTTTCTTAGCTGTTTGGCTAAAAAAATATTATAAGATAAGTCTACACTGGGTACTAACCCATAAAAAAGTAACTGTTGGATCAACATTAGCTTTATTTGTAGCAGCATTAATCACATTCTTCACCCTAGGTAGAAGCTTCTTACCTCCTTTCAACGAGGGATCATTCACTATTAACATAAGCTCATTACCAGGTATTTCTTTAGAAGAAAGTGATGCAATGGGGCAACGTGCTGAAAAAATATTGATGAACATTCCCGAAATTCAAACTGTTGCTCGCAAAACTGGTCGTGCAGAGCTTGATGAACATGCATTGGGTGTAAATACATCTGAAATTGAAGCTCCTTTTGTTATTAAAGATAGAAGTAGAAGTGAATTAGTAGCTGATGTACGTGAAAAGCTATCAACAATCAATGGTGCAATGATAGAGATTGGTCAGCCTATCAGTCATAGAATTGATGCTATGCTCTCGGGTACTCAAGCCAATATTGCTATTAAATTGTTTGGCGATAATCTAAATCGTATGTTCCAAATAGGGAATGACATTAAATCTAAGATATCTGATATTGAAGGAATTGTCGATTTAAATGTGGAGCAGCAAATTGAGCGCCCTCAATTAAAAATTACTCCCAACAGAACTTTGCTTGCTAGGTATGGTGTTACAATGCCACAATTCGCAGAGTTTATCAATGCCAATCTAGCAGGAGAAGTAACATCTCAAGTTTATGAACAAGGTAAAACTTTTGATTTAACTGTGAAGGTGAAACAGGATGTCAAAGACACTATGGGAAAATTAAAAGATCTATTGATAGACACATCTGATGGAAAGAAAGTACCAATAGCTCAACTTGCTGAAATAGAATCGGCTATGGGTCCGAATACCATTAGCAGAGAAAACGTAAAAAGAAAGATTGTCATTTCTGCCAATATCGCTGATAGAGATTTAAGAGGAGTGGTAAATGATATACAACAACGCATAAAAGATGATATTCAACTACCAGAAGGTTATCATATTGAATATGGAGGACAGTTTGAAAGTGAACAGGCTGCCAGCAGAACTTTAGCCATAACTTCTATAATGTCTATTATGGTTATCTTCTTACTTTTATACAATGAGTTCAAGAGTGCAAAAGAAGCTGGTGCAATCTTATTAAACTTACCTTTAGCTCTTATTGGTGGCGTGTTTGTTCTAGCTTGTACTACTGGAGAATTAAGTATTCCAGCAATTATTGGATTCATTTCTCTATTTGGAATTGCCACACGTAACGGCATGCTTTTAATTAGCCACTACAATTATCTACAAGAGGTGGATGGAATGGCGATAGAAGATAGCATTATCCAAGGATCATTAGATCGATTAAACCCTATTTTAATGACTGCTTTGACCTCTGCTTTAGCATTGGTTCCTCTTGCTATCAGTGGAGATTTACCAGGAAATGAAATTCAAAGTCCTATGGCTAAAGTTATTTTAGGGGGATTATTAACATCCACTTTATTAAATGGATTTATCATTCCTATTGTCTATCAAAAAATGCATCAAAAGAAATAAGTATATGAAAAGATATATCATTTTCGCCTTAAGTCTATGTACAGCATCGCTAGCATTTGCTCAATCTGATCTTCAAGTCATATTAAAACAAATAGAGGCGAATAATCCAGAGATTCAGGCGAATCAAAAATTAATGGAAGCACAGGTATGGGATACAAAATCTTCTAACAACCTAGATAACCCAACAGTATCTTATGCTCATGTATGGGATTCTAAAAACAAGAGTGAAACAGAAAGCGAACTAGAAATTACACAAGGGTTTGAGTTTCCAACAGCTTATATTCACAGAAACAAAGTAAACAAAAGAAAAATAAAGGCACTAGAAGCAACTTTCCTTTCCCAACGTCAGAATATATTACTTCAAGCAAAAGAAGTTTGTTTAGATTTGATTATGCTTCATCAACAAAAGACAATTTTAGATCAAAGACTAAACTATGCAGATAAGCTGTATGAAGCGTATCAAAAGATGCTCGAAGCAGGTGATGCTACAAGCATAGAAGTAAATAAGATTAAACTTGAGAAATTAAATATTCAAACGGAGTCAACTATCAATGCTTCTGAATTAAAAAAGAAAGAAGCAGAGCTTGTTACTTTAAATGGGAACAAACCTATTTCTATACTTCATAGCGAATATCCATCAATTGATTTACCTGATTATAATTTAATTAAAGATGAAGCATTCGATTCTAGTTTTGACATCCAATATGCTCGTAGTGAATATGAGGCGGCTGTCAAACAAATAGCTGTAAATAAGGCTGGATGGTTTCCTCATTTAGAACTAGGTTATAAAAGGAATAGTGGTACAGGACACCATGCCAACGGACTTGTTGTTGGTTTTTCTATTCCACTATTTAATAATCGAGGAAAAGTAAGTAGTGCAAAGGCCAATGCAATAAGCAAAGCTTTCTCAGAAGATTTGGTAAAAAACAAGTTACAGTCAGAAATTTATCAATCGTATGAAGAAGCCAAAGCCATGAAAGAGCAAATTGACTCTTATGAAAAAACTCTAGATATTGAGGGAGCACTGAGTTTACTAGAAAAAGCCCTCCAAGGTGGAGAGCTTAGTATGACGGCCTATTTTGTTGAGATAGCCACAGTATATCAAAGTGCACAGAACTTAATACAAATACAGAATATGTATCAAAAACAAATAGCTAAACTATATAAACACCGCTTATAAAGTAAGAAGATGCTGGGGCATATAACCACTTCTTATCCTCCACTCAGTAGGATATAGATTATTTGATCGATTGCCCAAGCTCTTTACAAAGCCTAAAGGCATATTCTTATAAGTTAGAATAACAAAACCCTTAGAGGTCATTGCTGGTAAAGTAATGGCCTCTTTGCGTAAATAAGCAATAGCCTGTTCATAACTTATCTCTACTTTCTCAAAAGTATTTATTTGAAGTAAGTTACTTAAAGCCAAAGCATGATGAGGAATACAGGCTTTCCCTTTGATATAAGCAATAGGTGTACCCGCATGTACTATGCACATTTTCTCCTTTTGGTATAACTGCAAATAAGGCATATATAATTTAGGAAAAGCAAAAAGTGTATCATTATATACCACGCTATCATAGACCTCATTGGAGTTGTTAATCCAATTTATTGACTCTTCAAATATTTTATTATTAATCGCTTCTTGGGCTGTAATGCGTTTTTTATTCTTACCTTTTTCTTTAGGAAAGCGAAACTCTACCACATCATCTTCCTCTAAAGGTTTCTGAATTATCGAAACAAAAAATCCCTCTCCCTTTGTTTTATGAGGCATAAAACGATAGGTGTTGAGTGTTTTACTATACAATGATCGAGTGATATTCCAAGAATCTTCTATTTGAACAGGCAAAGATTGAGCACCATAGGTATCTAGTATCCAAGCCACATTTTCTTCATTCTCTTTTGTATTATAAGTACAAGTGCTATAGATTAATAATCCTCCTGGTTTTAAAGAATGCCAAATAGAGGAAATAATATCCCTCTGTCTCTTCCAACACACGTCAACATTCTCTACACTCCACTCAGCAATAGCTCCTTCATCTTTTCGAAACATCCCCTCGCCTGAACAGGGCACATCTGCGACAATTAAATCAAACATATTAGTGTATTCACTAAAATCTTCTGAACTATTATTGGTGACAATAACATCGGGATGCCCCCACTTAAGCAAGTTTTCAGAGAGGATTTGTGCTCTTTTTCTAACTATCTCATTTGCTATTAAGAGGCTATTAGAAGGTAATAAACTTCTTAAAAGAGTTGTTTTACCACCTGGAGCAGCACACAAATCCAAAGCAACAATATTCTTGTGCGGCAAGTGTTGTTTCACAATCTGTTCAATAAACATGGAGGAAGCTTCTTGCACATAATAAGCTCCTGAATGAAATAACGGATCATAAGTAAAAGTAGGACGAGCACTTAAATAGAACCCTGATTCGCACCAAGGTATAGATTCGAAAATATCTTGAGACAAACAAATACCATATTTATCTATCTTATTTTGATTTAAACGAATGCTAATGGGTTGAGGCTCTTCTAAGGCTTCACTCAACTTTTGCCACTCAACATCGCCTAATAAACTTTGGGTTTGAGTTATAAATTGTGGAGGTAAATTCATATTTTAAAAATAAAAACGTGCAAATATCCTTCTTTTTATCTTTCTATCCAACACTAAACAGCCTAAAAAAACATTCTTATAAAACTCATTTAGACTCTTAACGTTTCTTTTAATATGGAAGTTATAAAAAAACGATATTAATTGTACCTTTGCCTATTCAACTTAAAAATAAAACATTTTGAGACAACGTATAGGAATATTAATACTCTCTATATTTTGCTTTCTTAACTTAAACGCCCAGACAGAACAACCCAGTGATTCTATTTTTACAGAGTTCCTTAAAGAATATGGAATTCCTGTAACCAACAATAACGACGTTAAGTTACTACCAAACGGAAGAGAGAAGTTTGAAGACCTTTTTGCCCACATGAGAAAGGCCAAACACCACATTCATCTTGAATATTTTAACTTCAGAAATGACTCCATAGCTAAAGCTGTATTTGAGCTACTTGCTGAAAAAGTAAAAGAAGGAGTTGAAGTGCGTGCTCTCTTTGATGCCTTTGGGAATTGGTCAAATAATAAACCTTTGAAGAAAAAACATATTCAAGCCATACACGATTTAGGTATTGAAATTGTAAAATTTGATCCAATTCGCTTCCCCTACATCAATCATGCAATGCATAGAGATCATCGTAAAATTGTTATTATTGATGGTATAATAGGCTATACGGGTGGTATGAACATAGCAGATTATTACATTAATGGCTTGCCCAAAATAGGAAATTGGTATGATATGCACATGCGTATTGAAGGTAGTGCTGTAAAATACTTACAAGAAATATTTTTGAATACTTGGAACAGAGAAACAAAACAACATATTGGTGGTCCTAAATATTATCCCGACCCTATTCAAATAGATAAGAATATTCAAAAGCCAATAGCAATTGTTGATAGATGGCCCAAGCGAACTCCCAAAGCGATTAGAGATACCTATAAAGAAGCCATATTATCAGCTAAACATAATGTTCGCATTATTAATCCCTACTTTTTACCTACTAAATCTATTCGTAAGGCATTGCATAAGGCTATGAAGAAAGGGGTAAAAGTAGAAATTATGATCCCTCTAAAATCGGATATTCCTTTTACACCTGAAGCCTCTTTTTATGTCGTAAATAAACTACGTAAAAAAGGAGCAGAGATATATCTTTTTAATGAAGGCTTTCACCATACAAAGACCATGACTATTGATGACCATTTTTGTACTGTGGGCAGTGCCAACTTAAATAGCCGAAGCCTCAGATACGATTATGAAACAAATGCTTTCATAATGAATGAAGACGTCACTCATCAGCTAGATTCACTTTTCTTTAAAGATATGAGTAGAAGTACTAAATTAACAAAGGAAGGTTGGAAAAACCGATCGGGTTGGAAAAAATTTGTAGGCTGGTTTGGACACCTTCTTACTCCATTCTTATAATTTAAGAGATTCAATCAAGCAGATAAATCTATCTAAGAAGTTAGAAGAAAGCAATAAGAATATTATTTTTTGATACCTTTGTTATTTATAAGCGTAAATGACTAATATAATAAAATGAAACAATATTTAGACTTACTTCAAAGAGTTAAATCGGAAGGTGCAAAAAAAGAAGATAGAACTGGAACTGGTACTATAAGTGTCTTTGGGCACCAAATGCGATTTAATATGGCAGATGGCTTTCCATGTCTTACAACAAAGAAATTACATCTGAAGTCTATTATTTACGAACTATTATGGTTTTTGAATGGGGATACCAATGTAACATACCTGCAAGATCATGGAGTAAGAATTTGGAATGAATGGGCTGACTCTAATGGAAATCTAGGTCCTATTTATGGCTATCAATGGAGATCTTGGCCTGGCTACAATGGTGAAACTTTTGATCAAATAAAAGAAGCAATTCGTATGATCAAAGAAACCCCTGATTCAAGAAGAATTCTTGTCAGTGCTTGGAATGTAGGCTGCATATCTGAGATGAAATTACCTCCATGTCACATTTTATTTCAGTTTTATGTTGCTAATGGTAAACTTAGTTTACAATTATACCAAAGAAGTGCTGATATATTTTTAGGTGTTCCTTTTAATATTGCATCTTATGCTCTACTGCTACAGATGGTAGCCCAAGTTACAGGGTTAGAAGCCGGTGAATTTATACACACTCTAGGTGATGCACACATTTACAATAATCACCTAGAACAAGTTGACTTGCAACTTACCAGAGAACCTCGTAAGCTCCCTAAAATGCACATCAATCCAAGAGTAAAAGAGATTGACCAATTTAAATTTGAAGATTTCGAATTAACTGATTATAATCCTTACCCACATATACCAGGAAAGGTATCTGTATAAATATTAATACTATGCCTAAAATAACACTTATTGCTGCTATAGATAGAAACAATGCCATTGGGTATAAAAACCAATTACTATACAAACTACCCAATGACTTAAAACGCTTTAAAGAGTTGACGACAGGTCATACACTCATCATGGGCAGAAAAACTTTTGAATCTTTACCTAAAGGAGCTTTACCCAATAGACGAAATATTGTTCTTTCAAAGAGTGTGAGTACTCCCTACCCTAAAACTGAGGTTTTTGAATCTTTAGAAAAAGCTTTAGCTCAGTGCTCTGAGGATGAAAAAGTATTTATAATGGGTGGAGAAAAAGTGTATCATCAAACACTTTCTATAGCAAATGTGTTAGAAATTACAGAAATAGATAGTGAAGTGAGTGAAGCTGATGCCTTTTTTCCTGAAATTAACAAAAATGTATGGATAGAAAAAAAGCGTATTCCCCATCCTGCTGATGATAAACACGCTTTTGATTTTTATTATGTTACTTATATGAAAGAATAAATTATTCTTCAGTAGGTAATTCATCCAAAGGAATCTGTCTGTTTATGGCTTCATTGAACGATATAAGAGTTTCAGTTCGAGCTAAACCAAGAGGTTGAAGCTTTGTATGGATAATACTTAAAAGATGATTATTATTTCGTGCGTATATCTTAATAAAGATATCATAACGACCTGTAGTAAAGTGACATTCCACAACTTCAGGTATAGCACGAAGAGCTGCAATGGCCGACTCAAAGTTTTCACGTTCTTTTAGGAATAAACCCACATAGGCACAAGTTTGAAAACCAACTTTCTCAGGGTCCAATATATATTGAGAGCCTTTAATAACTCCAACATTAATCAACTTTTGTATTCGTTGATGAATAGCAGCACCAGAAACCTTGCATGCTCTAGCAACCTCTAAAAAAGGGATACGAGCATTATCAGAAATCAATTGTAATATTTGTCTATCAAGGTCATCCAATTCATACTTACTCATAATAGTCACTATTTGATTTATATTTATAATCAAAGGTACGATATAATAGTAAAATAATAACATTATTGACCATATAAACTTTAAATCTCAACCTAAGGATTTGACAGTAAATAACTAAATTATCAAAATCTAAATAAGATGAAACAACTACTTTGGCTAATAGGTATATGCTTGACTTTACCACTGAATGCACAACATTTTGAGGAGTTCTTTGAACACCGAACATTACGTGTAGATTATATTTTTAGTGGAGATAGTAAAAAACAACAAATAAGTGTAGATGGTTTATCTACCTATCCTATTTGGGCAGGTAAAACAAAGAAATTAGCCATTAATCCACTTAAAGGAAATGGATCAATTCGAGTTAATGATGAAACTACCGGAGAATTACTTTATACATATTCGTTTTCTTCTTTGTTTCAAGAATGGCTCGATACAGATGAAGCAAACCATATACAAAGGGCATTTGAAAATACTTTTTTAGTACCTTTTCCAAAGAAAGATGTTATTATCACAATCAACTTATTTGATATTTCTCATAAACGAATAGCCAAACTATCTCATAAAGTGAGTCCTAATGATATATTAATAGAAAAGAAAGGATTCGAAGATATTACCCCATACCGCATTCTTCAAAGAGGAAACGTAAAGAATCCTATTGATGTGGCTATTTTAGCCGAAGGATATACAGCTCATGAGATGAATCGTTTTTACCAAGACGCAGAAAAAGCTATGGAAAGTATTTTTAATCATGAACCGTTTAAAAGTAACAAGGAAAAATTCAACTTTATAGCAGTTGGAAGTATATCTAAAGACACAGGCGTAAGTATTCCTCATAAAGATAGATGGCGAGCAACTGCTTTTGGAGCCCATTTCGACACTTTTTACTCAGAAAGATATCTAACTACAAGAAATGTAAAATCAATCCATGACGCATTAGCAGGTATACCTTATGAGCACATTATACTTCTTGCAAATACAGACCAATATGGTGGTGGGGGAATATACAATTCCTACACACTAACTTCTGCTCATCACGAGATGTTTGAACCAGTTGTAGTGCATGAGTTCGGACATAGCTTTGGCGGATTAGCAGACGAGTATTTTTATGAACAAGACACAATGACTGATATTTACCCTTTAGATATTGA is part of the Bacteroides coprosuis DSM 18011 genome and harbors:
- a CDS encoding outer membrane efflux protein (COGs: COG1538 Outer membrane protein~InterPro IPR003423~KEGG: bfs:BF3513 putative puter membrane protein~PFAM: Outer membrane efflux protein~SPTR: Putative uncharacterized protein;~IMG reference gene:2504105716~PFAM: Outer membrane efflux protein); amino-acid sequence: MKRYIIFALSLCTASLAFAQSDLQVILKQIEANNPEIQANQKLMEAQVWDTKSSNNLDNPTVSYAHVWDSKNKSETESELEITQGFEFPTAYIHRNKVNKRKIKALEATFLSQRQNILLQAKEVCLDLIMLHQQKTILDQRLNYADKLYEAYQKMLEAGDATSIEVNKIKLEKLNIQTESTINASELKKKEAELVTLNGNKPISILHSEYPSIDLPDYNLIKDEAFDSSFDIQYARSEYEAAVKQIAVNKAGWFPHLELGYKRNSGTGHHANGLVVGFSIPLFNNRGKVSSAKANAISKAFSEDLVKNKLQSEIYQSYEEAKAMKEQIDSYEKTLDIEGALSLLEKALQGGELSMTAYFVEIATVYQSAQNLIQIQNMYQKQIAKLYKHRL
- a CDS encoding heavy metal efflux pump, CzcA family (COGs: COG3696 Putative silver efflux pump~InterPro IPR004763:IPR001036~KEGG: bth:BT_2039 cation efflux system protein, AcrB/AcrD/AcrF family protein~PFAM: Acriflavin resistance protein~SPTR: Heavy metal efflux pump, CzcA family;~TIGRFAM: Heavy metal efflux pump CzcA~IMG reference gene:2504105715~PFAM: AcrB/AcrD/AcrF family~TIGRFAM: heavy metal efflux pump (cobalt-zinc-cadmium)), whose protein sequence is MLNKIIHFSLKNRLVILFAAILLIIAGTYVTSHTEVDVFPDLNAPTVVVMTEAHGMAAEEVEQLVTFPVETSVNGATGVRRVRSSSTTGFSVVWVEFDWDMDIYLARQIVSEKLAIVSESLPDNIGKPTLGPQSSILGEMLIIGMTADSTSMLDLRTLADWSIRPRLLSTGGVAQVSVLGGDVKEYQVLIDPNRMKHYDVSLNEVLEATKQMNLNTNGGVIYEHGNEYIVRGILSTNDVELLGKSVIKTIDNHPILLEDVANVKVGAKEPKLGTASEKGKPAVLLTVNKQPATSTIELTEKIEEALEDLKQTLPADVKISTDIFRQSHFIENSIGNVEQAIIEGGVFVVIVLFLFLANIRTTIISLVTIPISFVSAILVMHYMGLTINTMSLGGLAIAIGSLVDDAIVDVENVYKRLRENKLKPKEERLNTLEIVFNASKEVRMPILNSTLIIVASFVPLFFLSGMEGRMLVPLGISFITALFASTLVALTLTPVLCSYLLNTDNTDKVPKEAFLAVWLKKYYKISLHWVLTHKKVTVGSTLALFVAALITFFTLGRSFLPPFNEGSFTINISSLPGISLEESDAMGQRAEKILMNIPEIQTVARKTGRAELDEHALGVNTSEIEAPFVIKDRSRSELVADVREKLSTINGAMIEIGQPISHRIDAMLSGTQANIAIKLFGDNLNRMFQIGNDIKSKISDIEGIVDLNVEQQIERPQLKITPNRTLLARYGVTMPQFAEFINANLAGEVTSQVYEQGKTFDLTVKVKQDVKDTMGKLKDLLIDTSDGKKVPIAQLAEIESAMGPNTISRENVKRKIVISANIADRDLRGVVNDIQQRIKDDIQLPEGYHIEYGGQFESEQAASRTLAITSIMSIMVIFLLLYNEFKSAKEAGAILLNLPLALIGGVFVLACTTGELSIPAIIGFISLFGIATRNGMLLISHYNYLQEVDGMAIEDSIIQGSLDRLNPILMTALTSALALVPLAISGDLPGNEIQSPMAKVILGGLLTSTLLNGFIIPIVYQKMHQKK
- a CDS encoding Fmu (Sun) domain protein (COGs: COG0144 tRNA and rRNA cytosine-C5-methylase~InterPro IPR001678~KEGG: bth:BT_2042 tRNA and rRNA cytosine-C5-methylase~PFAM: Bacterial Fmu (Sun)/eukaryotic nucleolar NOL1/Nop2p~SPTR: Putative uncharacterized protein;~IMG reference gene:2504105717~PFAM: NOL1/NOP2/sun family), whose protein sequence is MNLPPQFITQTQSLLGDVEWQKLSEALEEPQPISIRLNQNKIDKYGICLSQDIFESIPWCESGFYLSARPTFTYDPLFHSGAYYVQEASSMFIEQIVKQHLPHKNIVALDLCAAPGGKTTLLRSLLPSNSLLIANEIVRKRAQILSENLLKWGHPDVIVTNNSSEDFSEYTNMFDLIVADVPCSGEGMFRKDEGAIAEWSVENVDVCWKRQRDIISSIWHSLKPGGLLIYSTCTYNTKENEENVAWILDTYGAQSLPVQIEDSWNITRSLYSKTLNTYRFMPHKTKGEGFFVSIIQKPLEEDDVVEFRFPKEKGKNKKRITAQEAINNKIFEESINWINNSNEVYDSVVYNDTLFAFPKLYMPYLQLYQKEKMCIVHAGTPIAYIKGKACIPHHALALSNLLQINTFEKVEISYEQAIAYLRKEAITLPAMTSKGFVILTYKNMPLGFVKSLGNRSNNLYPTEWRIRSGYMPQHLLTL
- a CDS encoding phospholipase D/Transphosphatidylase (COGs: COG1502 Phosphatidylserine/phosphatidylglycerophosphate/ cardiolipin synthase~InterPro IPR001736~KEGG: bfs:BF3522 putative phospholipid biosynthesis-like protein~PFAM: Phospholipase D/Transphosphatidylase~SMART: Phospholipase D/Transphosphatidylase~SPTR: Putative uncharacterized protein;~IMG reference gene:2504105718~PFAM: Phospholipase D Active site motif), whose product is MRQRIGILILSIFCFLNLNAQTEQPSDSIFTEFLKEYGIPVTNNNDVKLLPNGREKFEDLFAHMRKAKHHIHLEYFNFRNDSIAKAVFELLAEKVKEGVEVRALFDAFGNWSNNKPLKKKHIQAIHDLGIEIVKFDPIRFPYINHAMHRDHRKIVIIDGIIGYTGGMNIADYYINGLPKIGNWYDMHMRIEGSAVKYLQEIFLNTWNRETKQHIGGPKYYPDPIQIDKNIQKPIAIVDRWPKRTPKAIRDTYKEAILSAKHNVRIINPYFLPTKSIRKALHKAMKKGVKVEIMIPLKSDIPFTPEASFYVVNKLRKKGAEIYLFNEGFHHTKTMTIDDHFCTVGSANLNSRSLRYDYETNAFIMNEDVTHQLDSLFFKDMSRSTKLTKEGWKNRSGWKKFVGWFGHLLTPFL
- a CDS encoding dihydrofolate reductase region (COGs: COG0262 Dihydrofolate reductase~InterPro IPR001796~KEGG: bth:BT_2048 dihydrofolate reductase~PFAM: Dihydrofolate reductase domain~SPTR: Putative uncharacterized protein;~IMG reference gene:2504105720~PFAM: Dihydrofolate reductase); amino-acid sequence: MPKITLIAAIDRNNAIGYKNQLLYKLPNDLKRFKELTTGHTLIMGRKTFESLPKGALPNRRNIVLSKSVSTPYPKTEVFESLEKALAQCSEDEKVFIMGGEKVYHQTLSIANVLEITEIDSEVSEADAFFPEINKNVWIEKKRIPHPADDKHAFDFYYVTYMKE
- a CDS encoding Thymidylate synthase (COGs: COG0207 Thymidylate synthase~HAMAP: Thymidylate synthase~InterPro IPR000398~KEGG: pdi:BDI_3749 thymidylate synthase~PFAM: Thymidylate synthase~PRIAM: Thymidylate synthase~SPTR: Putative uncharacterized protein;~TIGRFAM: Thymidylate synthase~IMG reference gene:2504105719~PFAM: Thymidylate synthase~TIGRFAM: thymidylate synthase) → MKQYLDLLQRVKSEGAKKEDRTGTGTISVFGHQMRFNMADGFPCLTTKKLHLKSIIYELLWFLNGDTNVTYLQDHGVRIWNEWADSNGNLGPIYGYQWRSWPGYNGETFDQIKEAIRMIKETPDSRRILVSAWNVGCISEMKLPPCHILFQFYVANGKLSLQLYQRSADIFLGVPFNIASYALLLQMVAQVTGLEAGEFIHTLGDAHIYNNHLEQVDLQLTREPRKLPKMHINPRVKEIDQFKFEDFELTDYNPYPHIPGKVSV